A genomic stretch from Theobroma cacao cultivar B97-61/B2 chromosome 4, Criollo_cocoa_genome_V2, whole genome shotgun sequence includes:
- the LOC18601370 gene encoding uncharacterized protein LOC18601370 isoform X3, producing MGSCVSKQGSFGGFAKEEKRKILRRRRIIKRRVSSRKLEHGELCGASKDFSRASSAIQVTGSADLAWWDCFSVFESEADDDFYSLNDDVVSMTGSEIVSVLSVSSPRDLSLTSKTETVTSVLSSGQQQKSTEKNTNSQLKANDNPTEGSPVYVDDISSESTRGDEKQVVHHVGLAAHTCLPCIPSTALSLEKKRSFGPGTLSSRRKAHLKLSFKWRDGHANPTVVSPKVPLQRPIAGTSVPYCPKEKDMPDCWSPIEPSSFKVRGHNYFRDKKKEFASNSAAFYPFGVDLFLSQRKIDHIARFVELPVFNLSEEIPSILVVNIQIPLYPVTIFQSENDGEGMNLVLYFKLSENYLKELSLRFRENIIRLINDEVERVKGFPVDTIAPFRERLKMMGRVANLQDLHLSTAEKKLMNAYNEKPVLSRPQHEFYLGENYFEIDLDLHRFSYISRKGLEAFQDRYKLCMLDFGLTIQGNKAEDLPESILCCIRLNRINYSNYHQLRL from the exons atgggaagtTGTGTCTCGAAGCAAGGAAGCTTTGGGGGATTTGCAAAGGAGGAGAAAAGGAAGATTTTGAGGAGAAGAAGGATAATTAAAAGGAGGGTTTCTTCTCGTAAGCTTGAACATGGGGAGCTTTGTGGTGCTTCTAAGGACTTTTCTCGTGCTAGTTCTGCAATCCAAG TGACAGGAAGTGCGGACTTGGCATGGTGGGATTGTTTTTCGGTGTTTGAGTCTGAAGCGGACGATGATTTTTATAGTCTAAATGATG ATGTGGTCTCTATGACTGGCTCTGAAATTGTATCTGTATTAAGTGTATCTTCTCCAAGAGATTTGAGTCTAACAAGCAAAACTGAAACTGTTACTTCAGTTCTTTCCTCTGGCCAACAACAGAAGTCGACGGAAAAAAACACTAATTCTCAATTGAAGGCGAATGATAATCCCACTGAGGGGAGTCCtgtatatgtggatgatatttcTAGTGAAAGTACTCGTGGGGATGAAAAGCAAGTGGTGCATCATGTTGGACTTGCTGCACATACTTGCTTGCCTTGTATTCCTTCAACTGCCCTGTCACTAGAGAAAAAAAGATCGTTTGGCCCAGGTACACTTAGTTCAAGGAGGAAAGCACATCTGAAACTTTCCTTTAAGTGGAGGGACGGACATGCCAATCCAACAGTAG TTTCTCCCAAGGTGCCTTTGCAAAGACCAATAGCTGGTACCTCAGTTCCATACTGTCCGAAAGAGAAGGACATGCCTGATTGTTGGTCTCCTATTGAGCCAAGTTCCTTCAAGGTCCGCGGCCACAATTACTTTAG GGACAAAAAGAAGGAATTTGCTTCAAACTCTGCAGCATTTTATCCCTTTGGAGTTGATCTCTTCTTATCTCAGCGCAAAATTGATCACATTGCTCGTTTTGTGGAACTTCctgtttttaatttatctgAAGAAATTCCTTCTATTCTTGTTGTAAATATTCAG ATACCATTGTACCCTGTTACGATCTTTCAAAGTGAAAATGATGGAGAAGGAATGAATTTGGTTTTGTACTTTAAACTATCTGAAAATTACTTGAAAGAGCTCTCACTTCGGTTTCGAGAAAATATTATA AGGTTAATTAATGATGAGGTAGAGAGAGTTAAAGGCTTCCCGGTAGATACTATTGCACCTTTTAGGGAAAGATTGAAAATGATGGGCCGAGTGGCAAATCTGCAAGATCTTCATTTAAGCACAGCTGAGAAGAAGCTTATGAATGCTTATAATGAAAAGCCTGTTCTGTCACGTCCTCAGCATGAGTTTTACTTG GGAGAAAACTACTTTGAGATCGATCTGGATTTGCATAGATTTAGCTACATCTCTAGAAAAGGCTTAGAAGCATTCCAGGACAGATATAAGCTGTGTATGCTGGATTTTGGCTTGACAATTCAG GGAAATAAAGCTGAAGACTTGCCAGAGAGTATACTATGCTGCATACGCTTGAATCGAATCAACTATAGTAATTACCATCAACTACGGCTATAA
- the LOC18601370 gene encoding uncharacterized protein LOC18601370 isoform X1, whose amino-acid sequence MGSCVSKQGSFGGFAKEEKRKILRRRRIIKRRVSSRKLEHGELCGASKDFSRASSAIQVTGSADLAWWDCFSVFESEADDDFYSLNDDVVSMTGSEIVSVLSVSSPRDLSLTSKTETVTSVLSSGQQQKSTEKNTNSQLKANDNPTEGSPVYVDDISSESTRGDEKQVVHHVGLAAHTCLPCIPSTALSLEKKRSFGPGTLSSRRKAHLKLSFKWRDGHANPTVVSPKVPLQRPIAGTSVPYCPKEKDMPDCWSPIEPSSFKVRGHNYFRDKKKEFASNSAAFYPFGVDLFLSQRKIDHIARFVELPVFNLSEEIPSILVVNIQVNLKYVHYRSMLKVLIGPNLFVHVGRDRNFFIVRHTLIYIDIFLYLQIPLYPVTIFQSENDGEGMNLVLYFKLSENYLKELSLRFRENIIRLINDEVERVKGFPVDTIAPFRERLKMMGRVANLQDLHLSTAEKKLMNAYNEKPVLSRPQHEFYLGENYFEIDLDLHRFSYISRKGLEAFQDRYKLCMLDFGLTIQGNKAEDLPESILCCIRLNRINYSNYHQLRL is encoded by the exons atgggaagtTGTGTCTCGAAGCAAGGAAGCTTTGGGGGATTTGCAAAGGAGGAGAAAAGGAAGATTTTGAGGAGAAGAAGGATAATTAAAAGGAGGGTTTCTTCTCGTAAGCTTGAACATGGGGAGCTTTGTGGTGCTTCTAAGGACTTTTCTCGTGCTAGTTCTGCAATCCAAG TGACAGGAAGTGCGGACTTGGCATGGTGGGATTGTTTTTCGGTGTTTGAGTCTGAAGCGGACGATGATTTTTATAGTCTAAATGATG ATGTGGTCTCTATGACTGGCTCTGAAATTGTATCTGTATTAAGTGTATCTTCTCCAAGAGATTTGAGTCTAACAAGCAAAACTGAAACTGTTACTTCAGTTCTTTCCTCTGGCCAACAACAGAAGTCGACGGAAAAAAACACTAATTCTCAATTGAAGGCGAATGATAATCCCACTGAGGGGAGTCCtgtatatgtggatgatatttcTAGTGAAAGTACTCGTGGGGATGAAAAGCAAGTGGTGCATCATGTTGGACTTGCTGCACATACTTGCTTGCCTTGTATTCCTTCAACTGCCCTGTCACTAGAGAAAAAAAGATCGTTTGGCCCAGGTACACTTAGTTCAAGGAGGAAAGCACATCTGAAACTTTCCTTTAAGTGGAGGGACGGACATGCCAATCCAACAGTAG TTTCTCCCAAGGTGCCTTTGCAAAGACCAATAGCTGGTACCTCAGTTCCATACTGTCCGAAAGAGAAGGACATGCCTGATTGTTGGTCTCCTATTGAGCCAAGTTCCTTCAAGGTCCGCGGCCACAATTACTTTAG GGACAAAAAGAAGGAATTTGCTTCAAACTCTGCAGCATTTTATCCCTTTGGAGTTGATCTCTTCTTATCTCAGCGCAAAATTGATCACATTGCTCGTTTTGTGGAACTTCctgtttttaatttatctgAAGAAATTCCTTCTATTCTTGTTGTAAATATTCAG GTTAACTTGAAGTATGTCCATTACAGAAGTATGCTCAAAGTGTTGATAGGCCCAAATCTCTTTGTCCACGTGGGTAGGGACAGAAATTTCTTCATTGTCAGACATACTCTCATTTATATTGACATTTTTCTTTACCTGCAGATACCATTGTACCCTGTTACGATCTTTCAAAGTGAAAATGATGGAGAAGGAATGAATTTGGTTTTGTACTTTAAACTATCTGAAAATTACTTGAAAGAGCTCTCACTTCGGTTTCGAGAAAATATTATA AGGTTAATTAATGATGAGGTAGAGAGAGTTAAAGGCTTCCCGGTAGATACTATTGCACCTTTTAGGGAAAGATTGAAAATGATGGGCCGAGTGGCAAATCTGCAAGATCTTCATTTAAGCACAGCTGAGAAGAAGCTTATGAATGCTTATAATGAAAAGCCTGTTCTGTCACGTCCTCAGCATGAGTTTTACTTG GGAGAAAACTACTTTGAGATCGATCTGGATTTGCATAGATTTAGCTACATCTCTAGAAAAGGCTTAGAAGCATTCCAGGACAGATATAAGCTGTGTATGCTGGATTTTGGCTTGACAATTCAG GGAAATAAAGCTGAAGACTTGCCAGAGAGTATACTATGCTGCATACGCTTGAATCGAATCAACTATAGTAATTACCATCAACTACGGCTATAA
- the LOC18601370 gene encoding uncharacterized protein LOC18601370 isoform X2: MGSCVSKQGSFGGFAKEEKRKILRRRRIIKRRVSSRKLEHGELCGASKDFSRASSAIQGSADLAWWDCFSVFESEADDDFYSLNDDVVSMTGSEIVSVLSVSSPRDLSLTSKTETVTSVLSSGQQQKSTEKNTNSQLKANDNPTEGSPVYVDDISSESTRGDEKQVVHHVGLAAHTCLPCIPSTALSLEKKRSFGPGTLSSRRKAHLKLSFKWRDGHANPTVVSPKVPLQRPIAGTSVPYCPKEKDMPDCWSPIEPSSFKVRGHNYFRDKKKEFASNSAAFYPFGVDLFLSQRKIDHIARFVELPVFNLSEEIPSILVVNIQVNLKYVHYRSMLKVLIGPNLFVHVGRDRNFFIVRHTLIYIDIFLYLQIPLYPVTIFQSENDGEGMNLVLYFKLSENYLKELSLRFRENIIRLINDEVERVKGFPVDTIAPFRERLKMMGRVANLQDLHLSTAEKKLMNAYNEKPVLSRPQHEFYLGENYFEIDLDLHRFSYISRKGLEAFQDRYKLCMLDFGLTIQGNKAEDLPESILCCIRLNRINYSNYHQLRL; the protein is encoded by the exons atgggaagtTGTGTCTCGAAGCAAGGAAGCTTTGGGGGATTTGCAAAGGAGGAGAAAAGGAAGATTTTGAGGAGAAGAAGGATAATTAAAAGGAGGGTTTCTTCTCGTAAGCTTGAACATGGGGAGCTTTGTGGTGCTTCTAAGGACTTTTCTCGTGCTAGTTCTGCAATCCAAG GAAGTGCGGACTTGGCATGGTGGGATTGTTTTTCGGTGTTTGAGTCTGAAGCGGACGATGATTTTTATAGTCTAAATGATG ATGTGGTCTCTATGACTGGCTCTGAAATTGTATCTGTATTAAGTGTATCTTCTCCAAGAGATTTGAGTCTAACAAGCAAAACTGAAACTGTTACTTCAGTTCTTTCCTCTGGCCAACAACAGAAGTCGACGGAAAAAAACACTAATTCTCAATTGAAGGCGAATGATAATCCCACTGAGGGGAGTCCtgtatatgtggatgatatttcTAGTGAAAGTACTCGTGGGGATGAAAAGCAAGTGGTGCATCATGTTGGACTTGCTGCACATACTTGCTTGCCTTGTATTCCTTCAACTGCCCTGTCACTAGAGAAAAAAAGATCGTTTGGCCCAGGTACACTTAGTTCAAGGAGGAAAGCACATCTGAAACTTTCCTTTAAGTGGAGGGACGGACATGCCAATCCAACAGTAG TTTCTCCCAAGGTGCCTTTGCAAAGACCAATAGCTGGTACCTCAGTTCCATACTGTCCGAAAGAGAAGGACATGCCTGATTGTTGGTCTCCTATTGAGCCAAGTTCCTTCAAGGTCCGCGGCCACAATTACTTTAG GGACAAAAAGAAGGAATTTGCTTCAAACTCTGCAGCATTTTATCCCTTTGGAGTTGATCTCTTCTTATCTCAGCGCAAAATTGATCACATTGCTCGTTTTGTGGAACTTCctgtttttaatttatctgAAGAAATTCCTTCTATTCTTGTTGTAAATATTCAG GTTAACTTGAAGTATGTCCATTACAGAAGTATGCTCAAAGTGTTGATAGGCCCAAATCTCTTTGTCCACGTGGGTAGGGACAGAAATTTCTTCATTGTCAGACATACTCTCATTTATATTGACATTTTTCTTTACCTGCAGATACCATTGTACCCTGTTACGATCTTTCAAAGTGAAAATGATGGAGAAGGAATGAATTTGGTTTTGTACTTTAAACTATCTGAAAATTACTTGAAAGAGCTCTCACTTCGGTTTCGAGAAAATATTATA AGGTTAATTAATGATGAGGTAGAGAGAGTTAAAGGCTTCCCGGTAGATACTATTGCACCTTTTAGGGAAAGATTGAAAATGATGGGCCGAGTGGCAAATCTGCAAGATCTTCATTTAAGCACAGCTGAGAAGAAGCTTATGAATGCTTATAATGAAAAGCCTGTTCTGTCACGTCCTCAGCATGAGTTTTACTTG GGAGAAAACTACTTTGAGATCGATCTGGATTTGCATAGATTTAGCTACATCTCTAGAAAAGGCTTAGAAGCATTCCAGGACAGATATAAGCTGTGTATGCTGGATTTTGGCTTGACAATTCAG GGAAATAAAGCTGAAGACTTGCCAGAGAGTATACTATGCTGCATACGCTTGAATCGAATCAACTATAGTAATTACCATCAACTACGGCTATAA